In Kwoniella pini CBS 10737 chromosome 4, complete sequence, one DNA window encodes the following:
- a CDS encoding DNA-directed RNA polymerase I, II, and III subunit rpabc5, translated as MIIPVRCFSCGKVIGNLWDSYLELLAAGVDEGDALDRLQLKRYCCRRMVLTHVDLIEKLLMYNPLSRDR; from the exons ATG ATCATTCCTGTTAGATGTTTCTCATGTGGTAAAGTGATAGGTAATTTATGGGATAGTTATTTGGAATTATTAGCTGCTGGAGTGGATGAAGG TGATGCTCTGGATCGACTGCAATT GAAACGATATTGTTGTCGAAGGATGGTATTGACACATG TTGACCTCATCGAGAAACTTTTGATGTATAACC CACTTTCGCGAGATCGATAA